The following proteins are co-located in the Malus sylvestris chromosome 13, drMalSylv7.2, whole genome shotgun sequence genome:
- the LOC126596525 gene encoding probable nucleoredoxin 1 produces the protein MSDGEANAADAANAKPHDVVSLLSSAERDYLVRNNGDQIKVESLKGKKLGLYFSASWCSPCQQFTPALVEAYNEISPNGDFEIIFISADEDDESFNGYFSKMPWLAIPFSDSDARDSVDGLFKVRGIPHLVILGEDGKVLSDDGVEILQEYGVDSYPFTQEKIKELKDQEEAARREQSLKKILVSRSRDFVISNNGEKVPISELEGKIVGLYFSLSSYSPCAEFTPKLVDVYEKLKGNGENFEIVLLPLDDDEKSFKKHFEKMPWFSLPNGDKNVEKLARYFELSTLPTLVIIGADGKTLSKNVTDAIDEHGSLAYPFTPEKFAELDEIEKAKEKAQTLESLLISGDRNFVIGKDETEVPVTDLVGKNILLYFSAHWCPPCRAFLPKLVEAYHEIKAKDDAFETIFISSDRDQTSFDDFFAKMPWLALPFGDERKVPLSRRFKVQGIPMLVALGPTGKTVTKEARNLVTLHGANAYPFTEERLKEMEVEYEEMAKGWPEKLKSARHEKHELVLTRRTGFTCDKCDKSGLVWSFYCKECNFNLHPKCALEADKETENDAKQEEEEAKEGGVCDGDVCTKA, from the exons ATGTCAGACGGTGAAGCTAACGCTGCCGATGCGGCCAACGCCAAACCCCACGACGTTGTCTCGCTTCTTTCTTCTGCGGAGAGGGACTATCTTGTCCGTAACAATGGTGATCAG ATTAAGGTTGAGAGCTTGAAGGGGAAAAAGCTTGGGCTGTATTTTTCTGCATCATGGTGCAGTCCATGCCAACAATTCACCCCAGCTTTAGTCGAGGCCTACAATGAGATCTCTCCAAATGGTGATTTTGAGATTATATTTATCTCGgctgatgaagatgatgagtcATTCAATGGGTACTTCTCCAAGATGCCATGGCTTGCAATTCCGTTCTCTGATTCAGACGCACGTGATAGTGTGGATGGATTGTTCAAAGTTCGTGGGATACCCCATCTTGTGATCCTTGGCGAAGATGGGAAAGTTTTGAGTGACGATGGAGTTGAGATTCTTCAGGAGTACGGAGTTGATTCCTACCCTTTTACACAGGAAAAGATAAAAGAACTAAAAGATCAAGAGGAAGCTGCCAGAAGGGAACAGTCCCTGAAAAAAATCTTGGTCTCCCGCTCACGCGACTTTGTAATTTCAAATAACGGAGAGAAG GTGCCCATCTCTGAACTAGAAGGGAAGATAGTGGGTCTCTATTTCTCATTGTCTTCATACAGTCCGTGTGCAGAATTTACTCCAAAACTTGTGGACGTCTATGAGAAGCTGAAAGGAAATGGAGAGAACTTCGAGATTGTGTTGCTGCCACTTGATGATGATGAAAAATCATTCAAGAAACATTTTGAGAAAATGCCTTGGTTTTCTTTACCCAATGGGGACAAAAatgttgagaaattggctcgGTACTTTGAGCTGTCAACCTTACCCACTTTGGTTATTATTGGGGCAGATGGTAAAACACTTAGTAAGAACGTTACTGATGCCATTGACGAGCATGGGAGTCTGGCATACCCCTTCACGCCAGAGAAGTTTGCAGAGCTCGATGAGATAGAGAAGGCAAAGGAGAAAGCTCAAACCCTGGAGTCACTTTTGATTTCTGGGGATCGAAATTTTGTCATTGGAAAAGATGAAACTGAG GTTCCTGTGACAGATCTAGTGGGGAAGAACATCCTCCTTTATTTCTCAGCTCACTGGTGCCCTCCTTGCCGTGCCTTTCTGCCAAAACTTGTTGAAGCCTACCACGAGATTAAGGCAAAGGACGATGCATTTGAAACCATTTTCATCTCTAGTGACCGGGATCAGACCTCTTTCGATGACTTCTTTGCTAAAATGCCATGGCTTGCTCTTCCCTTTGGCGATGAAAGAAAAGTGCCCTTGAGTCGCAGATTCAAGGTCCAGGGCATCCCCATGCTCGTCGCCCTTGGTCCTACTGGCAAAACTGTCACAAAAGAAGCAAGAAATCTTGTCACGCTTCATGGGGCGAATGCTTATCCTTTCACCGAAGAGCGACTGAAGGAGATGGAAGTGGAATATGAGGAGATGGCAAAAGGGTGGCCTGAGAAGTTGAAGAGTGCACGCCATGAGAAGCACGAGCTTGTCCTCACGCGACGTACAGGATTTACGTGTGATAAGTGCGATAAATCGGGACTGGTGTGGTCATTCTATTGTAAGGAGTGTAATTTCAATCTCCACCCAAAGTGCGCGTTGGAGGCAGATAAAGAGACCGAAAATGATGCCAagcaggaagaagaggaagccaAAGAAGGAGGGGTTTGTGACGGTGATGTTTGTACAAAAGCTTAA
- the LOC126596527 gene encoding probable nucleoredoxin 1: MANGDEDGVTHDLLSLISSADRNFLLRNNGGQAEISSLTGKIVGLYFSASWCGPCLRFTPNLVEVHQDLAAKGGFEVVFVSSDRDEESFTGYFSKMPWLSIPFSDLETRKRLKEFFKVRGIPHLVIIDANGRVCTNDGTKIVMDHGADGYPFTAEKMNLLKEKEATVKENQSLSSLLVSSSREYLISKDGNKVSVSELEGKIVGLYFSLNTHKPCKEFTQALVKFHEKMKEKGENFEIVLISLDLEEEHFKEGFQVSWLALPFKDKNCEKLARYFELENLPTLVIIGQDGKTLHSNAAELIEEYGAEAYPFTPEKIAVLAELKLKEQTIQSLLVAGGRDFVIENNGSKVPVSELAGKHILLYFSAHWCPPCRAFMPKLIKAYNQIKAKGNAIEIIFLSSDRDQPSFKELFATMPWLAIPLGDPRKALLQHKFKIQGIPALVAISPNGQTLSTQARQLIQAHGSDAYPFTEEHLKQLEEKLEEEAKGWPEKVKSILHAEHELTRVLHHDYVCWCREPGSGWSFYCKDCNFDLHPKCALNKSNNGGTEDDPPKATEDYICDGDVCRKV; this comes from the exons ATGGCTAACGGCGACGAAGACGGCGTCACTCACGACCTCCTTTCTCTCATCTCCTCCGCCGACAGAAACTTCCTCCTCCGCAACAACGGCGGCCAG GCTGAGATCAGTAGTTTGACCGGAAAGATTGTGGGGTTGTATTTCTCCGCCTCGTGGTGCGGCCCGTGCCTCCGGTTCACCCCAAACTTGGTGGAGGTCCACCAGGACTTGGCGGCCAAAGGCGGCTTTGAAGTTGTGTTCGTCTCTTCTGATAGAGATGAGGAATCGTTCACCGGATACTTCTCGAAAATGCCGTGGCTTTCGATTCCCTTTTCGGATTTGGAGACCCGAAAACGCCTCAAGGAGTTCTTCAAAGTCAGGGGGATTCCCCATCTTGTCATTATTGATGCCAATGGGAGAGTTTGTACTAATGATGGGACAAAAATTGTAATGGACCACGGGGCGGATGGTTATCCGTTCACCGCGGAGAAGATGAATTTATTAAAAGAGAAGGAAGCCACGGTGAAGGAGAATCAGTCCTTGAGTTCTCTCTTGGTTTCTAGTTCCCGGGAGTATTTGATTTCGAAGGATGGCAATAAG GTTTCTGTATCCGAGCTTGAAGGAAAGATTGTTGGGTTGTATTTCTCGCTTAATACTCACAAGCCATGCAAAGAATTTACTCAGGCACTTGTGAAGTTCCATGagaaaatgaaggagaaaggagagaacTTTGAGATTGTGTTGATATCTCTGGACCTTGAAGAGGAACACTTCAAAGAAGGGTTTCAAGTGTCATGGTTGGCATTGCCGTTTAAGGACAAGAACTGTGAAAAACTTGCTCGCTACTTTGAGCTTGAGAATTTACCTACACTAGTTATAATTGGGCAAGACGGGAAGACCTTACACTCCAATGCGGCTGAACTCATTGAAGAGTATGGCGCTGAAGCCTACCCCTTTACACCAGAGAAGATTGCCGTGCTTGCTGAGTTGAAACTCAAAGAACAGACTATACAGTCACTTTTAGTTGCTGGGGGCAGAGACTTTGTGATTGAAAATAACGGTTCCAAG GTACCAGTGTCTGAGCTTGCTGGGAAGCACATTCTGCTCTATTTCTCAGCTCATTGGTGCCCTCCATGTCGTGCATTCATGCCTAAGCTTATAAAAGCGTACAATCAGATCAAGGCAAAGGGCAATGCCATTGAAATAATCTTCCTCTCAAGCGATCGCGATCAACCCTCCTTCAAAGAACTCTTTGCAACCATGCCTTGGTTAGCCATCCCATTAGGCGATCCAAGGAAGGCCCTCCTGCAGCACAAATTCAAAATCCAAGGCATTCCTGCATTGGTAGCCATCAGCCCCAACGGCCAGACACTCAGCACGCAGGCCCGGCAACTCATACAGGCACATGGATCGGACGCTTATCCATTCACAGAAGAGCATTTGAAGCAATTGGAGGAAAAGTTGGAGGAAGAAGCAAAGGGGTGGCCTGAGAAAGTAAAGAGTATACTCCATGCTGAACACGAGCTCACGCGTGTGCTCCACCACGACTATGTTTGCTGGTGTAGGGAGCCGGGAAGTGGCTGGTCTTTTTACTGCAAAGACTGCAACTTCGATCTCCACCCAAAATGTGCATTGAACAAGAGCAACAATGGAGGAACGGAGGATGACCCTCCCAAGGCAACGGAGGATTATATTTGTGACGGTGATGTGTGCCGTAAAGTCTGA
- the LOC126596530 gene encoding uncharacterized protein LOC126596530 isoform X1, with protein MGETEVTKTSVNIDKNKRNGHLKPKAFDLAFSKALLQVPHRLQNCLKSQLKRLAKDDGVKKVSSVPKKAASLEDDLEKQLQAWRENPSWVDQPPYIKVSVPKGSLCNLSVSVNVGLPPDAVYNIVTDPDNKRVFKNIKEVISRNVLVDEGHRQVVDLEQAAIWKFLWWSGTIAVRVIVDQNRKDHSMKFKQVKTGFMEKFEGYWRVEPLFVDEKTCFPFKPRTWADYNSCTGGKGRIGSRVSLEQLIQPTIVPPPPISWYLRGITSKTTEMLINDMLAEAARLRGELNPGESNKEIEMSQDGQVLSHVDNVSNIKERWALHRRNAKQCHRRLPPVK; from the exons ATGGGTGAGACAGAGGTGACCAAGACAAGCGTTAACATCGACAAGAACAAGAGAAATGGGCACCTCAAGCCCAAGGCCTTTGATCTGGCGTTTTCTAAAGCTTTGTTGCAGGTTCCTCACAGGCTGCAAAATTGCCTAAAG TCGCAGCTCAAGAGACTAGCAAAGGATGATGGAGTGAAAAAGGTGAGCTCTGTTCCTAAAAAGGCTGCATCTTTGGAGGATGACCTCGAGAAGCAGTTGCAAGCATGGAGGGAAAATCCTTCTTGGGTTGATCAACCACCGTATATAAAG GTCAGTGTACCAAAAGGTTCTCTTTGCAACCTGAGTGTAAGCGTCAATGTTGGTTTACCCCCAGACGCAGTATATAATATTGTAACTGACCCCGACAATAAGAGGGTTTTCAAAAATATTAAG GAAGTGATATCAAGAAACGTTTTGGTTGATGAAGGTCATAGGCAGGTGGTTGATCTGGAGCAGGCAGCTATATGGAAGTTTCTTTGGTGGTCAGGGACCATTGCGGTTCGTGTTATAGTAGATCAAAACAGAAAAGACCACTCA ATGAAGTTCAAGCAAGTCAAAACAGGGTTTATGGAGAAATTTGAAGGCTACTGGAGAGTCGAACCTCTTTTTGTCGATGAAAAAACCTGCTTTCCGTTTAAACCCAGGACATGGGCAGATTATAATTCTTGCACAGGAGGCAAAGGAAGGATTGGTTCAAGGGTGAGCTTGGAGCAACTGATCCAACCAACTATAGTTCCACCTCCACCGATTTCATGGTACCTAAGGGGAATCACCAGCAAGACTACTGAGATGCTGATAAACGACATGCTTGCGGAAGCTGCCAGATTACGAGGAGAATTAAATCCTGGAGAGTCCAATAAAGAGATTGAAATGTCTCAGGACGGGCAAGTACTTAGTCATGTTGATAATGTGTCTAACATCAAAGAAAGATGGGCCCTTCATAGGAGGAACGCAAAGCAATGCCATCGGAGGCTACCGCCCGTCAAATGA